The DNA region AGTGGAAGAAAGCAGAGAGTGTCCTCGAGGAGGCCGTCCGACTGGCAGAGCTCACTCAGGACACGGGGCTGCAGGTCTCTGCGATGACCAAACTCGCGGACATCCTAGACCGCCTGGACAAGTCAAGCCATGACATGAGAAGGAGGGCAGAGAAGCTGCGTCGATCGATGCAGTTCAAGAAGAGTGTCATCTTCGTAATCGACTACTCTGGAAGCATGCAGGCTCAGGACCGCATAAAGGCTGCCATCAACGGGGCCAAGGAGATTGTACGCAGCCAGGTCAACCCGCAAGATGAGGTGTCCATAATCGTGTTCAACAACACCTACACAGTGGCACTCCCACTCACTCCAAGAGGTGAGTTCGAGCGGGATAGCGACAGTGAAATCATGAAGACACTGGACTCGTTACGATACCCGAACTATGCCACAGCATTCTATGACGCCCTTGGCAAAGCACTGGAGTCACTGGACATGATCCAGACCAGTGAACACAGATGGGTGATTGCTCTCACAGACGGGCAGGACAACAGCTCAAAGGTCTACTCCCTCGATGTGCTCAAAGGCATCAGCACAGAGAAGGACCGCATGAAGAAGGGTCGGCCCCTCACGATAGAGGGCTATATCAGGGACAACCATCTCGACGTGAACCTGATAGTGATTGGTGTGGGTAACGAGCTGAGAATGCCTGTTCAGGACAAGTCTATCAAGTCCCCTAAGACAGGCAGACCCATGAACATAGAGGAGCTGCTCCAGTCCATGTGCCAGAACGTCCCTCAAGGTCAGTATCTATCAGTGGTAGATAGCACTAATGTCAGACTGGACATTGGGAAGGCGTTCGAGCAGGTGGCAGTAATGATGGCTCAACTCGAAGTGGGCGGGAGCACAGTTGACTACTAGGAGGTGGCAAGAATGGCGACAATGGTTCAGACGAAGAAGAAAGGCAGTTTCAAGAGGAATGTCATCGCGACATTCTTGGCAATCACGGTGCTCTCAGTCGGAGTCACAGGAGCCATCGCTCTTGGGTTTGTAGACCTCATAGGGGGCGTCACGATTGGGCAGAGCTCGACGGCACTCGAGTCACAGATAGAGCGTAACATGAACATCACTGCTGGTCAGAATGCACAGGTCATAAACCAGAAGCTGGCGAACGCTGAAGCCATGGTGAGAGCCATGGCAGACGAGTGTGAGAGAATACTGTCACCCGGGTCCACGTATGTGGCACGGGAAGTGTACTACGACTACTTCTTCGAGAATGTCGGGCCACGACCAGCTGACACTCACTACGAGGAGAAGTATGGTATCAACGTGTCATGGAACTACAGCAGCTGGTATGCTCCGGGGACCACGTCAAGCAACTATGCAGCATATGCTAGCGCAAACAGCAACAGACTTGGCAAGGTCTCGAACCTCGACTATATGTTCCAAGCTATCCACAGGCAGATGCCAGAGTTCAGGTGGCTGTATCTTGCGTTCGCCAGTGATGGCCTATTCATCAACTACCCAGGTAGTATACTGGCAGGCTCGGATGCTCAACGTGTCAGTAACCCCTACGTGCCATATCTGGAGGACTGGTATCAGCAGATAGAGGACGGTCACGGTGACATTGTCTTTGTGGAACCCTACTATGACGAGATTGATGGGGTCCTCCTCATATCAATCGGAAAGGCAGTGTACTTCACCAACAACCACACACTCATAGGTGTCATATCGGGCGACATATCCATCGCTGACATCAACGACAAGATCCTGAATGTCAAGGTATTGGAGTCAGGGTACGCAGCTCTCGTGAAGGGGATTATCGACCCAGTGCCGACTCCACACGAGTATGTGGGAGTGGTGGCACATCCGGAGGTGGAACCTGACGAGTACATGGCCGGACTGCCCGCACTCGCACAAGTCGAGAAGAACACAGATGGTTCCTCAGCGCTCACAGCGGCACAGCTGAACCTACTGCTCTCTGGTGGAAGAGGCATAATCACGTACACACGCAATCTGAAGGAGTTCCTGCTCGCCTACACGCCGGTAGAGAGAGGAGACTATGTCTGTATCATCATTGTACCAGTGGAAGAGGCATTGGCCGCCATACCGGAGCTGCAGAGCAGAATACAGCTTGCGAACACTCAGGCGACATTATTCATACTCACCATTACAGCTCTGGGCATAGTCTTGGCAGGAGCAGTGGCGGCAGCTGTGGCCAATCAGATCACTCAACCATTGCAGTACCTGATGGACCTAGCCATGAAGAACGTGACCGCAATGATCAGGGAGGAGCGCCTAGACACTGAAGACTTGCGCGTTGACTCTCAGTACACTGCGAAAGACGATGAGATTGGTGAGCTGGCCAGAGCGTTCCAAGGGATGCTGGACTCCATAAAGGACGAGAAGAGCTAGCGGCACTGCCGGCAACTAGGAGTGAAGACGGTGAGTACTGAACAATGGACGGTCGAGAGGTCGAAACTTGTCTACGGAATAGGCAGGAACGACCTCCGTTTTCTTGATGTGGACCCCACGGGGAATCTTCTGCTCTCCATCAACGGGCACACGGTCCCTGTAGCAGACATCATACAGCAGGTGGTCTCACGTAATGGCATCCAGACTGCATTCACATCGTCGTTCACTCTTCGAATGCCACAGCTGATCGAATCACAGATTGTGAAGCTCAAGAAGGCCTTTTCAGATGTGATGACTGCGAGAGGCTACAGAGGGGAGTTCAGAGCAGTCTATCCTGTCAAGGTCAACCAGCGCGCGGACTGTGTGATGTCTGTACTGAAGTCAGACCCACAATATGGAGTAGAAGTGGGAACAAAGACTGAGCTCTTCCTTGCAAGAGCTGTGACTTCAGATGAGAAACACCGGCTCATCGTATGCAATGGTGCGAAAGGTCCAGAGTACCTTCGCTTCATGAAACGCATGGCAGAGGACGGTCACAATATCGCTGTGTCACTAGAGTCACTATCGGAGGCGGTCCGCTTCACAGAGACTCTTGCACCCGGGGAGGTGCAGATTGCTCTGCGTGTGAAGCCCTATCTGACTGTCAGAGGACACTGGTCACACTCAGGCGGACGCGACTCCAAGTTTGGTCTTGCAGTCCACGACATCTTCGATGTGGTGTCACTTCTGAAAGAGAGGGGGTTTGGCAACTCGGTCACCACAGTGCTGGGCCATGTGGGTTCCCAGATAACAGCCATGGAAGACTTCGGGATGTTCGCGAGATTCATGTTTCGTACATACACCGAATTGAGGAACGAAGGTCTTCCCAATCTCTCTGTGATCGACTTCGGCGGCGGACTGCCCATAGACTACACTAGCTCATCTCAGCCGGACATGATGGCAGTATACGCGAGAACTATCATCGACAGTGTGCTAGAGGAGCATGCAGTCAGTGTGCCGGAGTCCCAACACCCGCACATTCTAGTCGAATCAGGAAGAGGAATCACTGCACTCGGCTCTGCAGTGCTCGTGAAGATCCTTGAAGTCAGGTCGGTGTTCCCACCTGACGGTCGCCCAGTGGACCCAGAGCGAGAGGAGAGGAAGAGCCGGTGGGCCTCGAAACTACGTGAGGCCACCTCGTTGAATGAGATTACAGAGATATGGACGGAGTTCGAGGCGGAACAGACCGCTGGGACTCGTACACTGGCAGCAATCCGCGATGACGAGCAGATTCGCGGGGAGTTGCGTGCTGAGGCCAGGAGACAGCTGGCAAGGCTTGCCTCTGACAACATCAGACCTGACAGGGTCGTTGAAAGCATATGGCATCCCGAACACATTGTCATTGGAAACTTCAGTGTCTTCAACAGCATCTTGGACCATGTGCTGGTCAACCAGTATTTCCCTGTGATTCCCATAAGGGACCTGCACCTGCATCCTGAGACCACTGTCAGACTTGTGGACATCACCTGTGACTCGGACGGCGAGATATCTCAGTTTCATCGGAAGGCATCGAACACGATCTGGTTTACACGGGACTTTCGTCCGCTCACCATGCCCAACGCCGAGATAGGACTGGGCATACCGGTCGGCAACCTCAAGCGACTGGAGGGGTCATACTTCATGATTCCGTTGACCGGCGCATACCAAGATGTGATAGAGGCGGACCACAATCTCCTTGGCGACCTGCCTGACGTGGAAGTCACTGTGAGTGACGATGGGCAATGGAACGTCCGGTGGCGTGCCAGTGCACAGCGGATGAGAGACCTACTGATTGAGCAAGGTTATACTCAGATTGACATCGAAGAGGACCCGTACGTGGCCGACGATTGACAGCGGGGACCGGAGCTCAAGCCTTAAGAGGCAACTCGGGCTGCTCAGTCTTGATGGCGAACTCTGAAGACAAGTTCAATGCAGTCCGTGACATGCTGCGTGGCAGTGGGACTCTGGTAGCCTTTAGCGGAGGTGTTGACAGCACAGTACTTGCTCTGCTGGCAAAGGAGGCGGCTGCTAAGGTCGTGCTGCTGACCGTCTTGTCCCAGGTCGTTCCGGCAGCAGACCACGCCTCGGCCGAGATGGTCGCGAGAGAACTCAGTATTACTCACAGGGTCGTCACATTCGACTGGCTCGGCCAAAAGGAGCTGAGCAGGAACAGAGAGGACAGATGCTATCAGTGTAAGAGGGCGCTGGGGAGACTCTGGCTCACAGAGGCCTCCAAGATGGGCCTGAGTCGTGTTGTGGAGGGGACGACGGCATCTGAAACAGAAGGTCGAAGGCCGGGATTAAGAGCACTTGCAGAGCTTGGAATCGAGTCGCCGCTTCTGAAGGCAGGCATCAGGAAAGAAGAGGTGAGGACCTTTGCCCGCGCAAATGGTCTCTCGGTCCACAACAGACCATCGATGGCATGCCTTGCGACAAGGTTCCCATATGGCACGACCATCACAGCAGAAGGACTGTCCGCCGTCGCCCAGATGGAGTCAGCCGCACGGGAGATTCTCGGAGTGGTGTGCGTCCGAGCCAGGGCCCATGGCGACGTTGCTCGCTTGGAGATAGCGCCCCAGGAGATGGAAAGGGCATTCGACATAGATAGACTGAGAGCACTTGACGAAGCCGGAAGGAAGGCAGGCTTCAAGTACGTGACAATCGACGCCAGGGGCTACCGGACCGGATCCATGGATGAGTAGTCGAGACCGGAATCGTGATTGGTCAGTGCCTATCGTTCAATGTGAATGAGGGATCTCTGAGGATGTGACAAGAACTCGCATCCATCCTCTGTCACAAGTATGTCTTCTTCAAGGCTGACCTGTCCATACTCCCTTGTTGTCACATACAACTCCAGTGTGAAGACATTCCCTACCTCGACCACGCCTTTGGGGCTGTCACCATATCGCTCCCAGAGCGGACCCAGAAGAGTGCCCCCATCATGTGCGGCCCTGCCGAGCTGGTGACCCAGCGCATGCTTGTACTCCTCATATCCCCGCTCGCGTACAAAGTCCCTAGCGATACTGTCCACCTCGTGTCCAAGGCGACCGGGACGCATGAACTCTGCTGCTCTCTGAATCGCTTCTTGTACTGTGTCAAAGGCGGTCCGGACCTCTTCAGGGACTCTGCTTGGAGGCCCGAGAAAGAACATCCTCTGTAAGTCAGAGCAGTAGCCCATCCACTTCACACCAAAATCAAAGTGAACGAGATTGTCTGGCACGAGTAGCCGGTCAGTAGGACCAGAGTGCCCGAACTGCTTGTCGGGACCTGCGTCAACAGCTGGGTTGTGACTTGCGCTCCAAGCTGGTGACACCCCATGTCTGCTCATCAACTCATGGAAGGTCTGATACACTTGGAGCTCGGTCATACCTGGTCCAACTCGTCCTGCAATCTCCGATAGAATGGACTCTGTTATCTCGACAGCACGAGATATTCGTTCTATCTCGGTATTGGTCTTGCGACCGCGTAGTCTTGTGATCAACCCCTCCGCACTGACCAGCCGATTCACATAAGGGGTGTCCCGAAGATGCTCTCGGAGGGTCTCGTACATTCCGACAGTCAGACCATCTGAAGCAACATCGTTTCTGCTGTAGTTTACTGCCACCTTCTGTGGGTCAGCGTCTTTCAGCACTGAAACCAAATCGTCTCTGATTGACTTGGTGTAAGGGACTACCTTGTGGAAGAGTCCGCTCTCCTCTACTGCAGCCGCATCGAAGTCTCCAACAATCGCAGTACGCGTGCCGTCCGCACAGTAGACTAGTGCAGAGTGCCAGACGAGATCGCCTCCGAACACAAGAGGAAGGACAGGGTCTGCCATCTGGGAGGTCTCTCGCACCCAGACCAACCAAATGTCAATGTCCAGTTCTCTCAGAATGTCACAAGCCTGCTCGCTCTTCTCAAACTCGACCCTTCTCATGATAGGACCTCTTGAATCATTTCAGTTGTGCGATGCACCTTCACTCACACGCGACAGTAAAAGGTACCTGGCCGCATGAGACCAGCTCAGCGCCGTGAAGGCAGGAGGCTGGCTCGTACAGGACCAATAGTTTATAAGCCAGAATTAACCATTGTTAGTCAGGTCTGCCTGGAGAGGTAGCACATGGACGACGCTCCTGCGATGACAATTGACTGCATAGGTCTATACTGCCCCCAGCCGCTCTTCCAGACGAGGGAGGCGATTGACAAGCTGAAGGTGGGTGATGTACTGGAGGTCCTTGCTGACGATCCGTCTGCAGAACCAGACCTGAAGCGATTTGCGAAGAGGACCGGACATGAGATAGTAGCCTGCGACTGGCTGGAGGACGGTGTGGTCAGGATTCGCATCAGGAAGACCAAGTGAGGAGAGAGTCAAGATGAGCAGCATTCTGTACGTGCAGACGAGTGACAACCCCGAAAGACAGTACTCGCCGCTGGTCTTGGCCCAAGCAGCCAAGATGATGGACATAGATGCCAAGGTATACTACTTGGGCCAAGGACTAAGGGTCCTGAAACCCGAGGAGAGCAAGAAGATAAAGGTGGGAACCTTTCCATCCGTGTACGAGATGATTCAGAAGACGCTTCAGATGGGAATCGAAGTCTATGTCTGTGAGGCCTCAAAGCAGATGCTTGGCTGGGACAAGGTAGAGCTGATGCCGGGGCTGAAGATAGTGGGCGCAGCAACGCTGAATGACCTAGCCCTAGAAGCAGATGCCACAATGTGGTTCTAGAACTGAGAGAAGGCGAGTGATTGAAGGACCTCTACTTTGACTATCATTCATCCAAGCCAACTGATCCGCGCGTCGTCGATGAGATGATTCCCTTCTTTACGGAGAGGTTCGGAAATCCATCTTCGCTTCACAATACCGGGGACGATGCAACCAAGGTCCTAGAGGAGAGCAGGGCCACCATCGCGCGTTTCATCAATGCTGATCCCGATGAGATTGTGTTCACGTCCGGGGCGACTGAGGCGTCGAACCTTGCCATCATAGGATACGCTCTGAAGAACAAGGCAAAGGGCAAGCACGTCGTGGTGTCGGAGGTCGAGCACATCTCAATCGCCAACATCGCCAAACACCTGACAACCATGGGATTCGAGGTCTCCAGCGTCCCGGTGGACCGCTACGGGAGAGTCAGTCTGGAAAAGCTGGAGAGGAGAATCCGAAAGGACACCATTCTAATCAGCATAGGCTACGCGAGCAACGAGATAGGCACCATACAACCCATAAGAGAGATTGGAAGAATGGCCGCCGAGAGAGGAATAGCTTTCCACAGTGATGCAGTGGCAGCCGAGGGCCTTGTGCCCATCGATGTGAGGCGGGACAATCTCAACCTGATGTCACTCTCTTCGAACGACATCTACGGACCGAAGGGTCTGGGTGTCCTCTACATGCAGAAGCGATTCCGCGTCAACCCACTGATGATGGGCGGAGGGCAAGAGAGAGGAATCAGGTCTGGCACCGAAGACATGCCTGCAATCGTCGGGATGGCGGCGGCTGCCCGCATCATGGAGAAGGAGATGGGCGAAGAAGTGAGACGACTTCAACGATACCGTGACCGCATCATCAAGTCAGTATTAGAGACCGTGCCAGACAGTCATCTCAACGGACATCCAACAGAGAGACTCGCGAGCAATTCTCACTTCAGGTTCGATGGTATTGAGGGCGAGGCAATCCTGCTGTCTTTCAAGGACCGCGGAATAGCAGTATCGACGGGCTCCGCATGTACATCGAAGACTCTGGAGCCATCACACACACTCATTGCCACAGGGCTAGTACATGAGGAGGCACACGGGTCCCTCCAACTGACAGTTGGACGATTCACAAGGGATGAACAGGTCGACCGTGTTCTAGAGGCTGTTCCAGAGGTCGTTTCGCGACTCAGAAAGATGTCCCCACTGTACCAAGAGAAGAGGGTATGATCAAGATGAAGTCTACACAGTATTCTGACAAGGTTTTGGATCACTTCAGGAATCCACGGAATGTAGGCACACTGGAGGGTGACGACGTGGCCATGGGCAGAGTCGGAAACCCGGTGTGCGGAGACCTGATGGAAGTCTTCATCCGTGTAAAGGACGACCGGATAGTGGATGCCAAGTTTCGGACATTCGGGTGCGGCTCGGCCATAGCAACAAGCAGCATGACCACTGAGATGGTCAAGGGTATGACACTTGACGAGGCCATGGAGGTCTCCAGAGAGGATGTTGCCGGGGAGTTGGATGGGCTACCACCGATAAAGATGCACTGCTCCAACCTGGCTGCAGATGCCCTGCACGAAGCAATCAAGAACTACAGGGCTAGAACGCAACAGACCCAGGCGGAAGCCAAGAAGAACGAGGACCAGCCCGAATGTGTCATCGGGAAGGAGGAGTATCTGGGCAAGGGAGTCTATCTGTCAGTCGAGGACGATTCTCAGTTCAGGGATAAGCGTGTGCTTGTTGTCCATACGGGCGACAAGTCAGTGGGTGCTGCACTACGCCTCTTGAGCTCTGCAGGAAGAGTCGTGCTCCTTACTCCCGAGACCGAGATACAGACCACACCTGACCTCTCAGAGAGACTGAAGAGCTCTGGCATCAAAGTCCTGTACCAGTCTAGGCTGCTTGAGATCCGCGGAGAAGGAGAAGTCGAGAAGGCACTGATACACAACCTTGACGAGGATGAGCAGTACGAGCTGTTCGTAGATGCAGTTGTCATAGTGGACTGAACTCTGACTCGTCACAGAAGCCATGTGACAGTGGGCAGACACAGACAGCTGACACACTCACACGGCATTCGGCCAGTGGATTCAAGATGTGCTTCAGATGGCCTTTGTCATATTCACCATGACTGGCGTGAACCCGTTCTTTGACCAGAATGCCAAGCCGGTCTCATTGAGTGCGGACACGCCCAACCTGACTGTATGCATACCTTTCTCTGAGAGCCAGTCCTCGGCCATTCGATATAGCTGCGTCCCAATCCCGCCTTTACGATGCTGCTCACTAACAAACAGCCCATCTATGAAACCAACCTGCCGCTCACGATGAACTGGTGACGTCTCGTATACATATGCAGACACGTAGCCCACAACTAGGTCTTTGACGCATGCAACTGCAAAGAACGAGTCTGCTTCGAACTGTTTCTGGAAGTAGGTCCGCATAAATCCCACTGCATCGTCGCTCATCTCATACCGCGGGTCAATGGCCTCGTGATATCTAAAGGAGTCAGTCCAGAGCTGAACTATTGCTTCAATGTCATGTGGTGTTGCGCGCCGGATGGAAGGAGTTCGGACGGACATGCCACTCAAGGCCTCACAGGAAGACCTTCAACCTATCTGATGCACATAAACCTGTGCCGCCAGCGCGAACACACCGTCATTTGCGGTACGGCCACAGAGTCTGGTGTCAGCCCACAGTCACGGCCCTCAGACGACCAGTTCAGCCTGACTGAAGCAAGCTGTGCGAGTCCACGCGATGGCCTCAAGCCGCAGACTCGTATCAATCACCAGAGATTTACGTGTGACCGACTTGTGTCAACTCATGTCAAGCGAGATTAGCGAGGAACTGAGAAGACGCATCACCGCTAGCCAAAGGGACGAGATCACCGAGCATGTGATCTACAGGCGGTTGGCAGAGTCCGCAAAGGACGAGAGAAACAGAGAGGTGTTGACACGACTCTCAGACGATGAGCTAGCACACTATGAGATCTGGAGAGAACTCAGTGGGGTCGAAATGAAACCCAGCTCGCTCAGAGTGAAGAAGTATGTCTGGATTTCCAGGCTCTTCGGTCTGACATTTGGCCTCAAGCTGATGGAGAGTGGAGAGGAGAGAGCCCAAGAGTTCTATCAGTCTGTAGCGGAACAAGCGCCGCAGGCATTAGAGATAGCCAAGGACGAAACCCAGCACGAGCAGGAACTCGTCGGCATGATAGACGAGGAGAGGCTGAAGTATGTCAGCTCGATGGTTCTTGGACTGAACGACGCCCTTGTCGAACTCACGGGTGCGCTGGCGGGGTTTACCTTCGCCCTGCAAGACGCTCGACTGGTAGCAATGACAGGCCTGATAACGGGCATAGCTGCATCGCTGTCTATGGGAACGTCAGAGTATCTGTCCACAAAGTCGGAGGGGGAATACAAGAGCCCGACGAAAGCCTCGATGTATACCACGCTTGCCTACTTGATGACCGTCATCTCGCTTGTGGCGCCGTTCTTGTTGCTTAATAGCATCTACCTATCGCTTGGCATGGCACTCGTCAACGCAATACTCATACTCTTCGTCTTCACATTCTATATCTCTGTGGCCAAGAGCTTGCCATTCCGAAGACGATTCCTCGAGACTGCCTCAATCAGCCTCGGTGTAGCAGGACTGACCTTTGTCATTGGTCTCTTCGTCAGGTTATTCTTTGGGATAGAAGTCTGAGACATGTGCTCACGGAAACTGTAATAAGACGACAGACGGGCTCTTGAACGCTTCTGGTGAGATGCCATATGGACAAGACCGAACAGACCCCACCCTGTGGAGAACGTGCAACGCGTGAGTCACCAGAGTTTGTTCGAACAAGCCTTGCGGCCTCGATGACGATGGGCAAGGTGCAGGGGAAGTTCTACCGTGATGCAAAGCTATACTGCATCAACCTCTTGATGACATATGATGAGGGCTGCCATGCAAAGTGTGCATACTGCGGTCTCTCGGGTTCTCGCCAGACTGACAGCGAGTGGATTGACAACAGTTTCATCAGAGTCGACTGGCCAGTCTTCTCTGTCGAGGAGGTCAAGGAGGCAATTGCCGAGGGGAAGTGTCCACATGTCGAACGCGTCTGCGTATCAATGATAACCACTCGTCAGGCCAAAGAGGACCTGCTCAAGGTGGTCTCTGAACTGAAGCAGGTCATTGACCATGTGTCGATACTAATCACACCCACAATAATTGACCGAGACTGGCTGGTCAAAGCAAGGGAAGCAGGTGCCGACAAGGTGGGTGTTGCAATTGACGCCGCCACTCCAGAACTCTTCGACCGACTGCGTGGCAAGGGCGTTGGAGGTCCTCACAAGTGGAAGAAGTACTGGCAGATACTGGCCGACTCTGTCGAAGTTTTCGGCCGCTATGAGGTTGGGGTGCACCTCATTGTGGGCCTAGGAGAGACCGAGTCTCAGATTGTTGAAGCCATCCAGCGGGCTTATGATATGGGGGCGTACACCCACCTCTTCTCGTTCTTCCCCGAGGAGGGTTCTCTGATGGGAAGCAGTCCGCAGCCGCCGCTAGGGGCGTATCGCAGAGTTCAGCTAGCGAGGTACTTGATCAACGAGGGACTTGCTCAGTTCAGTCAGATGAGCTTCAATGAGGCAGGTCAACTCACCGACTTCGGTGTGCCACCGACGTTGCTGGAGGAGGTGATTCGGAAGGGTGAGGCATTCATGACTTCTGGATGCTCCAGTCCCAGTCACAAGTATGCCTGCAACAGACCGTTTGGAAATTGCACACCGTACCAGGCCTCTATCGGTCACTGGAGGAACATACCCTTCCAGCCTACTGAGGAGGACATCGATACCATCCGGACCCAGATACGGGACTATTCTCTGGAGTACAAGGTGGCTGACCCCGAGTTTGACTGAGCCGGATAGCATCATTGAAACCTGCCTCAGCAGTCCTGAGGAGGAACTCGGCATTCTCTTCGAGAGAGCCTACAGACTGTCG from Candidatus Thorarchaeota archaeon includes:
- a CDS encoding tetratricopeptide repeat protein, which codes for DTTNALDYYNRSLEIAKAMLEKAKEDGKDETDALYRIASIYHNMALVAMDRKDFQGAMKYLEDAEAIDRTLKNERGLAKRFDAMGLVMLRQGRVSQAQSKFEEAEKMARNQDAERSLAYIYYHQAELYEQLKQWKKAESVLEEAVRLAELTQDTGLQVSAMTKLADILDRLDKSSHDMRRRAEKLRRSMQFKKSVIFVIDYSGSMQAQDRIKAAINGAKEIVRSQVNPQDEVSIIVFNNTYTVALPLTPRGEFERDSDSEIMKTLDSLRYPNYATAFYDALGKALESLDMIQTSEHRWVIALTDGQDNSSKVYSLDVLKGISTEKDRMKKGRPLTIEGYIRDNHLDVNLIVIGVGNELRMPVQDKSIKSPKTGRPMNIEELLQSMCQNVPQGQYLSVVDSTNVRLDIGKAFEQVAVMMAQLEVGGSTVDY
- the larE gene encoding ATP-dependent sacrificial sulfur transferase LarE; amino-acid sequence: MANSEDKFNAVRDMLRGSGTLVAFSGGVDSTVLALLAKEAAAKVVLLTVLSQVVPAADHASAEMVARELSITHRVVTFDWLGQKELSRNREDRCYQCKRALGRLWLTEASKMGLSRVVEGTTASETEGRRPGLRALAELGIESPLLKAGIRKEEVRTFARANGLSVHNRPSMACLATRFPYGTTITAEGLSAVAQMESAAREILGVVCVRARAHGDVARLEIAPQEMERAFDIDRLRALDEAGRKAGFKYVTIDARGYRTGSMDE
- a CDS encoding aminopeptidase P family protein, with protein sequence MRRVEFEKSEQACDILRELDIDIWLVWVRETSQMADPVLPLVFGGDLVWHSALVYCADGTRTAIVGDFDAAAVEESGLFHKVVPYTKSIRDDLVSVLKDADPQKVAVNYSRNDVASDGLTVGMYETLREHLRDTPYVNRLVSAEGLITRLRGRKTNTEIERISRAVEITESILSEIAGRVGPGMTELQVYQTFHELMSRHGVSPAWSASHNPAVDAGPDKQFGHSGPTDRLLVPDNLVHFDFGVKWMGYCSDLQRMFFLGPPSRVPEEVRTAFDTVQEAIQRAAEFMRPGRLGHEVDSIARDFVRERGYEEYKHALGHQLGRAAHDGGTLLGPLWERYGDSPKGVVEVGNVFTLELYVTTREYGQVSLEEDILVTEDGCEFLSHPQRSLIHIER
- a CDS encoding sulfurtransferase TusA family protein; translation: MDDAPAMTIDCIGLYCPQPLFQTREAIDKLKVGDVLEVLADDPSAEPDLKRFAKRTGHEIVACDWLEDGVVRIRIRKTK
- a CDS encoding DsrE family protein produces the protein MSSILYVQTSDNPERQYSPLVLAQAAKMMDIDAKVYYLGQGLRVLKPEESKKIKVGTFPSVYEMIQKTLQMGIEVYVCEASKQMLGWDKVELMPGLKIVGAATLNDLALEADATMWF
- a CDS encoding cysteine desulfurase; the protein is MKDLYFDYHSSKPTDPRVVDEMIPFFTERFGNPSSLHNTGDDATKVLEESRATIARFINADPDEIVFTSGATEASNLAIIGYALKNKAKGKHVVVSEVEHISIANIAKHLTTMGFEVSSVPVDRYGRVSLEKLERRIRKDTILISIGYASNEIGTIQPIREIGRMAAERGIAFHSDAVAAEGLVPIDVRRDNLNLMSLSSNDIYGPKGLGVLYMQKRFRVNPLMMGGGQERGIRSGTEDMPAIVGMAAAARIMEKEMGEEVRRLQRYRDRIIKSVLETVPDSHLNGHPTERLASNSHFRFDGIEGEAILLSFKDRGIAVSTGSACTSKTLEPSHTLIATGLVHEEAHGSLQLTVGRFTRDEQVDRVLEAVPEVVSRLRKMSPLYQEKRV
- the nifU gene encoding Fe-S cluster assembly scaffold protein NifU, whose amino-acid sequence is MKSTQYSDKVLDHFRNPRNVGTLEGDDVAMGRVGNPVCGDLMEVFIRVKDDRIVDAKFRTFGCGSAIATSSMTTEMVKGMTLDEAMEVSREDVAGELDGLPPIKMHCSNLAADALHEAIKNYRARTQQTQAEAKKNEDQPECVIGKEEYLGKGVYLSVEDDSQFRDKRVLVVHTGDKSVGAALRLLSSAGRVVLLTPETEIQTTPDLSERLKSSGIKVLYQSRLLEIRGEGEVEKALIHNLDEDEQYELFVDAVVIVD
- a CDS encoding GNAT family N-acetyltransferase codes for the protein MSVRTPSIRRATPHDIEAIVQLWTDSFRYHEAIDPRYEMSDDAVGFMRTYFQKQFEADSFFAVACVKDLVVGYVSAYVYETSPVHRERQVGFIDGLFVSEQHRKGGIGTQLYRMAEDWLSEKGMHTVRLGVSALNETGLAFWSKNGFTPVMVNMTKAI
- a CDS encoding VIT1/CCC1 transporter family protein encodes the protein MSSEISEELRRRITASQRDEITEHVIYRRLAESAKDERNREVLTRLSDDELAHYEIWRELSGVEMKPSSLRVKKYVWISRLFGLTFGLKLMESGEERAQEFYQSVAEQAPQALEIAKDETQHEQELVGMIDEERLKYVSSMVLGLNDALVELTGALAGFTFALQDARLVAMTGLITGIAASLSMGTSEYLSTKSEGEYKSPTKASMYTTLAYLMTVISLVAPFLLLNSIYLSLGMALVNAILILFVFTFYISVAKSLPFRRRFLETASISLGVAGLTFVIGLFVRLFFGIEV
- a CDS encoding radical SAM protein; this translates as MDKTEQTPPCGERATRESPEFVRTSLAASMTMGKVQGKFYRDAKLYCINLLMTYDEGCHAKCAYCGLSGSRQTDSEWIDNSFIRVDWPVFSVEEVKEAIAEGKCPHVERVCVSMITTRQAKEDLLKVVSELKQVIDHVSILITPTIIDRDWLVKAREAGADKVGVAIDAATPELFDRLRGKGVGGPHKWKKYWQILADSVEVFGRYEVGVHLIVGLGETESQIVEAIQRAYDMGAYTHLFSFFPEEGSLMGSSPQPPLGAYRRVQLARYLINEGLAQFSQMSFNEAGQLTDFGVPPTLLEEVIRKGEAFMTSGCSSPSHKYACNRPFGNCTPYQASIGHWRNIPFQPTEEDIDTIRTQIRDYSLEYKVADPEFD